In the Diadema setosum chromosome 11, eeDiaSeto1, whole genome shotgun sequence genome, tacctGCATGAGTAGTGACTCTCTTACACATGGGATCTCCAGTTTATTGTATGTcttatccgagggacagagtgttttgtctCTTATTCTCAATACACAAAACATTGCTCGGTAAGACTAAGCAATCACACCTTTGGCTGTGGTGGCAGACGGGCTATAAACTGAGCTAATGAACTCACCACCCTGGATTTCAGTTGGGTAACGACAAATATGCAAATATTACCATAAAAGGTATGCCTGAAGTATTGCAATCTTGGATGATACCCGATGACGGTTGCTATGTGAATTATAAAATCATTAGCATTGATTGCATATAACAGGCCACAGCATAATCCATCATGCGAGAGGGTATTAGATGCTGCCTGTTTGCTGCAGGCAATgcaatacattgtagatgtacTACTGCTAGGGCATGATCATATTGATTCAATCATTATGTACTAGTAACAGTTGATAAATAGCCACTATTGAACTGGAAAGGCACTTCAGTAATAAAGTCATGTGCTATGATTGAAATTATTCCACACTTTTGatttcaaaacaatcaaaatgaTTGATTATCTTGGCAATCTATCACAGCTTTCTTGGTATAGGTACTAGGTAGAAATTTTTGTAAGCATATTAAGtttaaaatatgaattttgagcctGAAAATGCACTTGGTGGAGTCAAGTGATCTGCACATCCCTTCTTTAAATCATGTAGAACTACGAGACTTTCCTCCTGATggtattcatgaaattaaatctCCATCAATAAAGCACAGGATTCGCAAAGTAATCTTTATTGAATACACATACCGGGTATTAGATATCAAAGCTAACAGTTTACAGCCCTGCCTCTACCAAAAACTGAAAGTCCCATAAATAATTTATTTGGCGAATGAATCTGCTCTGACTGTGCAATAACATTTCTGTGTTAGAGAACACATTCTAGAATTACACTCTATTTCATACACTGACTACCTCCCCAGAGGAGACACAATATTGAGACATGCAGTGTACCTTGTAGTCATGTCAACCGACTATCAATCACGGACCTTACAAAAATATTACTGTCACTGTCATTTCCTGTGCGAGGTCATTGCAACTCGTGGCTTAATACCTGTTCCTGCACGCAAAGCTACTTAACTTTAGAGCTTTCCATTTTGCATCTGGTAACTGGAACAAGCTTGAggacataaaaacaaacatggtCCTATGCACTCATTCCTATGGCACATTGTGTGAAGAATTTATACCATTTGCTGGCCATTGCTGATCGCCTGCGGGTGTGATGAATTACAAGGGGTCTGGAACATCAGTCGTCTGTGTGTAGGGAGGGACCATTTTGAGTGTGCATCCTACTCCTTGCGAAGAGGAATGTGGTGGGATCTTCTGCATACATGAGTCAAGATTTCTTCTTGAATCAGACTTCCATTCCACATCTGGTCCAATTTAAGGACAGTGTTTTTGCCTCTCGCAAGAGGAAGGGTGCAGCGTGATGGCAGACAAAACTGCTCAGACCAGTTCGACTCACATAGAGCAAAAAACCTAAAGCCTCAATCTTTAGTGCAAGACAGACTGGGATACAGTGAAATATAGAAAGCCACCTCATATTGCCCTTATGCATGCCATGGTGTCACAAGAGTGCAATCTGATCGACTTAAGCGAACTTTCTGTGAGTACAACACTTGTACACTTATTCTTTCAAGACTGAGATAAGGACATTTCAACCATTGGGTCAGTATGTGATTGTTGGACTAGCTGGGTAATACTGGATACTGACAGTTGAGATATGAATATCACAACTTGATACTGTTCAAGAACTAGATGACACTTTTGTACCTCACAACCAGCAATCTAAGCATATTACATAGGCCTAGATACTCTCTGCAAACATATTCCAGTCTTCTATCAGAGCAATCTTTCCTCACTAAGGAATATGCAGGTGTGCCAATAACTGCAAGAGGTCATTGCAAAATATGCTGCTGGGACTATATACTCATTGacatttgaaatatatatgCACTCTTGAACTGGAAGCAGCTACATAGTGCTATTTGGAGTTCTGTGAATTCCTGATGCAGCAATTTGATGATATTCCTGTAGACTGCGTACATTCAACAGCTTGCTTTCCCTGCGGAGTTTGCTAGTGCTGTCATATTTTTGCAGGAAGCTAAAGTAATATCATTTTGAGGGCACCATGGCTGCCGCAAGAATGCACTCTTCAATATGTGCTCTGTGCTGCATTCTACTGATGCTGTGGGTGGTGTTCCTACTGTCGATGTCAGCTGCCTCCCCACCAAACCAGACGATGTCTCTCCAACGCAACTGCTGCTCCTATGAAGAGACCAGCCGAGGCATCAAGGTCTACTGCAATCATTGCCATCTGAAGTCAGTTCCCCAAGACCTCCCGAACAGGACTATCACTTTAGATTTATCATACAACCTTATAACACAATTACAAAATTACTCCTTTGCACCCGTCTGGAATCTAGTCACCTTAAATTTGAAGAAGAATGCAATCTTTCATATTGAAAATGCTGCTTTCACACCTCTCATTCATCTAAAAATATTATCTCTTTCAGGAAATAAGTTGACACAAATTCATCCTGGGTTACTATGTTCTAATAAGAATCTTGGTCTCATAGATTTAGGAAATAACTTGTTTACTTTTGTACCTGTAACTGCAATAAAAAACTTATCAAACTTAGAGACATTGATTCTAATGAAAAATTCAATACAATCCTTTGATTTTCAGTCAGTTTCACGGTGGAAGAGAATATCTGAAATAAACTTGTCATTGAATAATATTAAATCCATTCCTCATCATGCTTTTTTGCCATTACAAAATAACTCCCTGCGCATTTTAGACCTCAAgtataacaaaataaatgaagtgaCACCTGGGGTATTCTCGGACCTCACAACCATTAATTCACTTTTACTTGATGTTAATCATATTAACAAATTTGAAGTGCTAGCATTCATGGGTAGCTTAAAGATTAAGAAACTGACCCTAATTGGCACTTTGCTTAAGGAGATAATTCCACTGAACAAGTCTACATGTGATACAGTTCCCATACCTCACATAATGAAAATTGAGTTGACTGGCAATGAAATAGTTGAAATCCCCCACTATGCGTTTTGTGGTTTTTATCACACTGTAAGTCTTTTGATACAGAAGAACAGGATCACAAATATTGCAAACACATCTTTTTGTGgacttcattcattgcaaatccTGGACATATCTGAAAATCATATTTCCTCTCTCCCACTGGGTGCATTTCACTGCAATGAAAACCTCCTCCAGTTGAACATTTCCCATGATAAAATTCTCATATTGCATCCTGGCTCCTTCATACAGCTGTCTATGATACGACACCTTGATCTATCCAATAACATGATTTTCTCCTGCAATTACAGACTTTGGACCACTAAAACTCTGCTCACTTTAGATATCTCTTTCAATAGTTTAGATAAAATTCCTCACAGCATGTTAAGGGGACTCACAAATCTCAAAGTTCTAACTGTGTCTCACAACAAGATTAGAGGATATTCTCCTTTTTTATTTGCACACACACCAAATTTGCAGGAGTTGTATCTGCTCTCAGAAAAAGCGTCTTACCTGTGTGAAAATTTCCGTGACATGACTCATTTACAAATACTGGATCTGTCATATACAAAACTTGCATTGAATTCCACACATCAGTTTACTGCAGCCGAGTCACTGCAAAAACTTCATTTGCGTTTCAACAATTTAGGAAgtgaaagtttgtttgatacCCAAACAAACCATTCCTTGTTTGCTGGTCAAGCAGTACTCAAGGGGCTGTACCTGCAGGGAAATTCCTTGAACAACATGGAACCTGGAACCTTCAGTTCACTGACAAGCCTGAAATCCTTGGATATCTCTGACTCTGAGATCAAAGTACTGAAACTAGGACTATTTAAAAGTTTGACTTCCTTGACAACATTGTATCTAAGGGGTAACCAAATTCAAGAGCCATCTGGAAATACCCTGTATGGTCTCCACAGTCTCAGAACTCTTTTCTTTGAAAAGAGTTCAGTTAGGTCTTTGCCAATCACACTGTTCAATGACACACCTCATCTTTTTAAACTATTTCTATCTGAGAATCACCTCAGCACCATATTTCCTGGTACATTATTTCCTACAAATATACACTTAGATTTATCACAAAACCCACTCTCATGCACATGCGATTTAGCATGGTTCAGAAAGTGGGTTGAGCTAAGCAATGTTGTCCTTATGCAATCAAATAAGACTGTTTGCTCAAGATCCTCTTTTGAAACTTTAGTCAATCATCCTTTTCTACTCTTTGATCCTGAAGAATTCTGTAGCTTAAATGTGATTCTTATAGTATCAGTTTCCCTGGTCCTTGTCATTGTGGGTTATATGGCTATAGTCATATACTATAAGCGCTGGTGGTTTCGCTACCGGCTCTATCTCCTGAAGCTAGCCATCTTGGGCTATGAGGAAGTGGAAGACAATCAACAACCAGAGGACTATAGGCACCAGCTTAATGTCATGTTCTCTGATGGGGATGAAGACTGGGTCAACAATGTCATGAGACCAGCCATGGAAGAAAGATTTCCTCAGTTTCAAAGCATTCTCTGGGGTGACGACTATCTTCACATTGGTATGTACTTAGTAGACGCTATCCATCATGCCCTGGAAAACAGCTTCAAGACTGCTCTTGTGATCAGCAACGAGTCGGTGGAAGAGCAATGGTTTATGACCAAGATTCGCTTGGCCTTAGAACATATCAATGAAACCAAATTGGACAAAGTTATTCTGATCTTCAAGGAGGATGTTGAAGACGACCAGCTTCCCTATCTTGTGCGGCTCTTCCTAAGCGCTAACAGACCGTACTTGAAATGGGAAGAGGATGAATACAGACAGGATTTGTTTTGGGCCAAGCTTGAGAAGAACTTCAGATCAAACAAGGTGATAAATAATGTGATTCCTGTATAGAGAATGCAACTCCTAAATTTGCAGCATCT is a window encoding:
- the LOC140235234 gene encoding uncharacterized protein, with amino-acid sequence MAAARMHSSICALCCILLMLWVVFLLSMSAASPPNQTMSLQRNCCSYEETSRGIKVYCNHCHLKSVPQDLPNRTITLDLSYNLITQLQNYSFAPVWNLVTLNLKKNAIFHIENAAFTPLIHLKILSLSGNKLTQIHPGLLCSNKNLGLIDLGNNLFTFVPVTAIKNLSNLETLILMKNSIQSFDFQSVSRWKRISEINLSLNNIKSIPHHAFLPLQNNSLRILDLKYNKINEVTPGVFSDLTTINSLLLDVNHINKFEVLAFMGSLKIKKLTLIGTLLKEIIPLNKSTCDTVPIPHIMKIELTGNEIVEIPHYAFCGFYHTVSLLIQKNRITNIANTSFCGLHSLQILDISENHISSLPLGAFHCNENLLQLNISHDKILILHPGSFIQLSMIRHLDLSNNMIFSCNYRLWTTKTLLTLDISFNSLDKIPHSMLRGLTNLKVLTVSHNKIRGYSPFLFAHTPNLQELYLLSEKASYLCENFRDMTHLQILDLSYTKLALNSTHQFTAAESLQKLHLRFNNLGSESLFDTQTNHSLFAGQAVLKGLYLQGNSLNNMEPGTFSSLTSLKSLDISDSEIKVLKLGLFKSLTSLTTLYLRGNQIQEPSGNTLYGLHSLRTLFFEKSSVRSLPITLFNDTPHLFKLFLSENHLSTIFPGTLFPTNIHLDLSQNPLSCTCDLAWFRKWVELSNVVLMQSNKTVCSRSSFETLVNHPFLLFDPEEFCSLNVILIVSVSLVLVIVGYMAIVIYYKRWWFRYRLYLLKLAILGYEEVEDNQQPEDYRHQLNVMFSDGDEDWVNNVMRPAMEERFPQFQSILWGDDYLHIGMYLVDAIHHALENSFKTALVISNESVEEQWFMTKIRLALEHINETKLDKVILIFKEDVEDDQLPYLVRLFLSANRPYLKWEEDEYRQDLFWAKLEKNFRSNKVINNVIPV